Proteins encoded together in one Prunus dulcis chromosome 3, ALMONDv2, whole genome shotgun sequence window:
- the LOC117620730 gene encoding protein MANNAN SYNTHESIS-RELATED 1-like, which yields MGVDLRQVVAGILTLAMFVMLGNMIKRDHFDSVEEKFPGSGRDTLENAKISKEGLSKKNNGPWKDDGQELKPCWSKPSDDVEQTEGYVLFSLTNGPEYHVSQIADAVVVARYLGATLVLPDIRGTKPGDERNFEEIYDVEKFISSLDGVVRVAKERPGKLSTRNLAAVKVPNRVTEDYIVEHVEPIYRSKGNIRLATYFPSVNMKRIERKSSSDSVACLAMFGTLELQPEINEVVDSMVERLRTLSRKSNGQFVAVDLRVEILEQNGCQGGDESGTKSCYNAQEVALFLRKVGFGKGTTIYLTESKWDSSLDALKDIFPKTYIKDGIIPADKKSKFLDSEGSEFEKIIDFYVCSQSDVFVPAISGLFYANVAGKRIASSKTQILVPTDISDSSASASNFITHYVSKKNHLAYSCLC from the exons ATGGGTGTGGATTTGAGGCAGGTAGTGGCAGGTATTTTGACACTGGCAATGTTTGTGATGCTTGGGAACATGATTAAGAGAGACCATTTTGATTCTGTTGAA GAGAAATTTCCTGGCAGCGGAAGGGATACCTTGGAAAATGCCAAGATTTCAAAGGAGGGCCTCAGCAAGAAGAATAACGGGCCTTGGAAAGATGATGGTCAGGAGCTAAAACCATGTTGGTCTAAGCCATCTG ATGATGTAGAGCAGACGGAGGGGTATGTCCTTTTCTCGTTAACAAATGGCCCTGAATACCATGTTTCACAG ATTGCGGATGCTGTTGTCGTGGCAAGGTATCTAGGGGCAACTCTTGTACTTCCTGACATTAGAGGGACCAAACCAGGGGATGAGAG GAACTTTGAAGAGATTTACGATGTTGAGAAGTTTATAAGTAGCTTGGATGGCGTGGTTAGAGTAGCAAAAGAACGACCTGGTAAATTATCAACAAGGAATCTTGCTGCTGTTAAGGTCCCTAATCGGGTTACAGAAGATTACATTGTAGAACACGTGGAACCGATTTATAGATCGAAGGGCAACATAAGGCTGGCAACTTACTTTCCTTCAGTTAATATGAAGAGGATAGAAAGAAAGAGTTCTAGTGATTCAGTTGCATGTCTGGCAATGTTTGGAACTCTAGAGTTGCAACCAGAGATTAACGAAGTGGTCGACTCAATGGTTGAGCGACTGAGAACTTTGAGTCGCAAGTCAAATGGCCAATTTGTAGCAGTGGATTTGAGGGTTGAGATATTGGAGCAGAATGGTTGCCAAGGAGGAGACGAATCCGGAACAAAAAGTTGCTATAATGCACAAGAGGTTGCTTTATTTCTGAGGAAAGTTGGATTTGGAAAGGGTACCACAATCTATTTGACTGAATCAAAATGGGACAGCAGCCTTGATGCTCTGAAAGACATCTTCCCAAAAACTTATATAAAG GATGGCATTATCCCTGCTGACAAGAAGTCAAAGTTCCTGGATTCAGAGGGTTCTGAATTTGAGAAGATCATTGACTTCTACGTATGTTCGCAGAGTGATGTTTTCGTACCAGCCATCTCTGGCTTGTTCTATGCAAATGTGGCGGGTAAGAGAATTGCTTCCAGTAAAACTCAAATACTTGTCCCAACCGACATCTCCGATTCCTCTGCATCTGCCTCTAATTTCATCACACATTATGTCTCAAAGAAGAACCATTTGGCGTATTCATGCCTTTGCTAG